One region of Corynebacterium capitovis DSM 44611 genomic DNA includes:
- a CDS encoding urocanate hydratase has product MTEKNWAEGARVVRAPRGTELSAKSWQTEAPLRMLQNNLDPEVAEHPDELVVYGGTGRAARSWEAFDAIIDTLKDLEADETLLVQSGKPVGVWTTNEWAPRVLIANSNLVGDWANWEHFRKLEDEGLMMYGQMTAGSWIYIATQGILQGTFETFYAVAKKRFGGTLAGTLTLTGGCGGMGGAQPLSVTLNGGACLIVDVDESRLKRRQAKRYLDEVTADLDEAIRLVTEAKEQKKPLSVGLVGNAAEVFPEMLRRHRAGELAVDIVTDQTSAHDPLSYLPTEITVEEWHTEAAADPITFTKKARESMAAQVQAMVEFQDEGAEVFDYGNSIRDEARKAGYTRAFEFPGFVPAYIRPLFCEGLGPFRWVALSGDPEDIKVTDQAIKEAFPDNQHLHDWLDAAEEYVEFEGLPARICWLGYGERAKAGVIFNNLVKEGKVKAPIVIGRDHLDSGSVASPYRETESMLDGTDAVADWPLLNAMTAVSGGATWVSIHHGGGVGMGRSIHTGQVTVADGTELAEAKLKAVLTNDPGMGIIRHVDAGYTRAYEVARERGVRVPMEFRARD; this is encoded by the coding sequence ATGACCGAGAAGAACTGGGCCGAGGGTGCCCGCGTGGTCCGCGCGCCCCGCGGCACCGAGCTGAGCGCCAAATCCTGGCAGACAGAAGCACCCCTGCGCATGCTGCAGAACAACCTCGACCCCGAGGTCGCCGAGCACCCCGACGAGCTCGTGGTCTACGGCGGCACCGGCCGCGCCGCCCGCAGCTGGGAGGCCTTCGACGCGATCATCGACACGCTTAAGGACCTCGAAGCCGACGAGACCCTGCTGGTGCAGTCCGGCAAGCCCGTCGGTGTGTGGACAACCAACGAGTGGGCACCGCGCGTTCTCATCGCCAACTCCAACCTCGTCGGCGACTGGGCCAACTGGGAGCATTTCCGCAAGCTGGAGGACGAGGGCCTCATGATGTACGGCCAGATGACGGCCGGGTCCTGGATCTACATCGCCACCCAGGGCATCCTGCAGGGCACGTTTGAGACCTTCTACGCCGTGGCGAAGAAGCGCTTCGGCGGCACCCTCGCAGGCACCTTGACCCTGACCGGCGGCTGCGGCGGCATGGGCGGGGCCCAGCCGCTGTCCGTTACCCTTAACGGTGGCGCCTGCCTGATCGTCGATGTCGACGAGTCACGTCTGAAGCGGCGCCAGGCGAAGCGCTACCTCGACGAGGTGACCGCCGACCTCGACGAGGCTATCCGCCTAGTCACCGAGGCCAAGGAGCAAAAGAAGCCGCTTTCGGTCGGACTCGTGGGCAACGCAGCCGAGGTCTTCCCCGAAATGCTGCGTCGCCACCGCGCCGGTGAGTTAGCCGTAGACATTGTCACCGACCAGACCTCCGCCCACGACCCCTTGAGCTACCTGCCCACCGAGATTACGGTTGAGGAGTGGCACACGGAGGCTGCCGCAGATCCGATCACCTTCACCAAGAAGGCGCGGGAGTCCATGGCCGCACAAGTTCAAGCCATGGTCGAGTTCCAGGACGAGGGCGCCGAGGTCTTCGACTACGGCAACTCGATCCGCGACGAGGCGCGCAAGGCCGGTTACACCCGCGCCTTCGAGTTCCCCGGCTTCGTTCCCGCCTACATTCGTCCCCTGTTCTGCGAAGGACTCGGCCCCTTCCGCTGGGTCGCCCTGTCCGGTGACCCGGAGGACATCAAGGTCACCGACCAGGCCATCAAGGAGGCTTTCCCGGATAACCAGCACCTGCACGACTGGCTCGATGCCGCCGAGGAATACGTCGAGTTCGAGGGCCTGCCGGCGCGCATCTGCTGGCTCGGCTACGGCGAGCGCGCCAAGGCAGGCGTGATCTTTAACAACCTCGTTAAAGAAGGGAAGGTCAAGGCCCCAATCGTGATCGGCCGCGACCACCTCGACTCCGGTTCCGTCGCTTCGCCCTACCGAGAGACTGAGTCCATGCTCGACGGCACCGATGCCGTGGCCGACTGGCCCCTGCTCAACGCTATGACCGCTGTGTCCGGAGGGGCGACCTGGGTGTCCATCCACCACGGCGGCGGCGTGGGCATGGGCCGCTCCATCCACACCGGCCAGGTCACCGTGGCTGACGGTACCGAGCTCGCAGAAGCGAAGCTCAAGGCTGTGCTGACTAATGACCCGGGCATGGGCATCATTCGCCACGTCGATGCTGGCTACACCCGCGCGTACGAGGTAGCCCGGGAGCGCGGTGTCCGGGTCCCCATGGAGTTCAGGGCACGCGACTAG
- the hutI gene encoding imidazolonepropionase produces MSTLLTGISELRTVSELGTIKNAALLISNGVIEWVGWASDAPTADETVDLGGRAVLPGWVDSHTHMVFDGNRAEEFEARMAGQSYAAGGIAVTMEATRSAGTQRLHQLVAERVAAGRAGGTTTFETKTGYGLNVESEAEAARVASEHVDEVTFLGAHLVPPGADAEEYVNEVVGPMLDAVKEHVQWIDVFCERGAFNEEQSRRVLEAGTNAGLGVRVHGNQLGEGPGVRLAVEMGAASVDHVNYLSDTDIELLAKSDTVATLLPACDLSTRESLAPGRELIDAGATVAIASNLNPGTSFTSSMNFCVTTAVLQQRLTLDEAIAAATTGGATALRRHNVGAGKDPQGRPAKGTLVPGAAADLHVLDAANAINLAYRPGMPITWQTWVAGEKVYG; encoded by the coding sequence ATGAGCACTCTTCTCACTGGCATCTCGGAACTACGGACCGTCTCTGAACTCGGCACGATCAAAAATGCTGCCCTCCTGATAAGCAACGGCGTCATCGAGTGGGTCGGTTGGGCATCCGACGCCCCTACCGCCGATGAGACCGTCGACCTCGGTGGTCGCGCCGTGTTGCCCGGGTGGGTTGATTCCCACACCCATATGGTGTTTGACGGCAACCGCGCGGAGGAGTTCGAGGCGCGCATGGCGGGTCAGTCCTACGCCGCCGGCGGCATTGCCGTGACCATGGAGGCCACGCGCTCGGCGGGGACGCAGCGCTTGCACCAGCTCGTGGCCGAACGCGTCGCCGCGGGCCGCGCCGGCGGAACCACCACCTTCGAAACGAAGACCGGCTACGGCCTCAACGTCGAGTCCGAAGCCGAAGCCGCTCGGGTGGCATCGGAGCACGTCGATGAGGTGACTTTCCTCGGTGCGCATCTCGTTCCTCCGGGCGCGGACGCTGAGGAGTACGTCAACGAGGTCGTCGGCCCGATGCTCGACGCCGTGAAAGAACACGTGCAGTGGATCGACGTCTTCTGCGAGCGCGGCGCGTTCAACGAGGAGCAGTCCCGCCGCGTGCTCGAGGCTGGCACGAACGCCGGCCTTGGCGTGCGCGTGCACGGGAACCAGCTTGGGGAGGGCCCCGGCGTGCGCCTAGCCGTAGAGATGGGTGCGGCGAGCGTCGACCACGTCAACTACCTCTCCGACACCGACATCGAGCTGCTTGCCAAGTCCGATACCGTGGCCACTCTCCTGCCCGCCTGCGACCTCTCAACCCGCGAGTCACTCGCGCCAGGCCGCGAGCTTATCGACGCCGGCGCCACCGTCGCCATCGCCTCCAACCTCAACCCCGGCACCTCGTTCACCAGCTCGATGAACTTCTGCGTCACCACCGCGGTGCTGCAGCAGCGCCTCACCCTCGACGAGGCCATCGCCGCCGCCACCACCGGCGGAGCCACGGCTCTGCGACGCCACAACGTCGGCGCCGGTAAAGACCCGCAGGGCCGGCCCGCCAAGGGCACCCTCGTGCCCGGCGCGGCCGCCGACCTGCACGTGCTCGACGCCGCCAACGCCATCAACCTGGCTTACCGCCCCGGCATGCCGATCACGTGGCAGACGTGGGTCGCCGGCGAGAAGGTGTACGGCTAA
- a CDS encoding DUF5926 family protein, producing the protein MAEKNRTKNQDSAPVPEGMSRRQAKLAARAAEREALNKDPRPFGGLAAEADLVALREFVPSAAATLDVHGTPVTICTVLPGAGAGVIRSEEEGGERFVALQVASHSHNPGRDLAYALNWALTAQPGDTLQSTTADGTQPELSSLIDTAASLSITSYRDFFWWFPPGSDVPADVQQALARANAAVVPSTQVAPDLPGSIWWVNPGGGKAHIRWVRSEDSEPRLLAALARIAARGDLHLGEGTKFAGAFRVHGVTVPVWDLDPSIEPDAYAAALEALNGAIEAGYADDSALSPAERRQLDNIKSRQVTI; encoded by the coding sequence ATGGCCGAGAAAAACCGCACCAAGAACCAGGATTCAGCCCCGGTGCCCGAGGGCATGAGCCGCCGCCAAGCGAAGCTCGCCGCCCGCGCGGCGGAGCGCGAGGCGTTGAACAAGGATCCCCGCCCCTTCGGGGGCCTCGCGGCTGAGGCTGACCTGGTCGCCCTGCGCGAGTTCGTCCCATCCGCCGCGGCGACGCTCGACGTTCACGGCACCCCCGTCACTATCTGCACCGTCTTGCCCGGGGCCGGCGCGGGCGTGATTCGCTCCGAAGAGGAGGGAGGGGAGCGATTCGTCGCCCTGCAGGTCGCGTCCCACTCGCACAATCCGGGGCGGGATCTTGCTTACGCGCTGAACTGGGCGCTCACCGCCCAGCCGGGGGACACGTTGCAGTCCACGACAGCTGACGGAACGCAGCCGGAGCTTTCCTCTCTCATCGATACGGCCGCCTCCCTGTCCATCACCTCCTACCGTGATTTCTTTTGGTGGTTCCCCCCTGGCTCGGATGTCCCGGCGGATGTCCAGCAAGCCCTCGCCCGTGCGAACGCCGCTGTCGTCCCTTCCACCCAGGTGGCACCCGACCTCCCGGGGTCGATCTGGTGGGTCAACCCGGGCGGAGGCAAAGCGCACATCCGGTGGGTACGCTCCGAAGACAGTGAACCCCGCCTGCTCGCGGCACTCGCCCGCATCGCGGCACGGGGTGACCTACACCTGGGGGAAGGGACGAAATTCGCCGGGGCGTTTCGTGTCCACGGGGTAACCGTCCCGGTCTGGGACCTAGACCCGTCTATCGAGCCGGACGCATACGCTGCCGCACTCGAAGCCCTGAACGGTGCAATCGAAGCAGGGTACGCGGACGACTCCGCTTTGAGCCCCGCGGAGCGCCGGCAGTTGGACAACATCAAATCGCGCCAGGTGACTATCTAG
- a CDS encoding glycerophosphodiester phosphodiesterase family protein: MTTLLGSNSEKPNTATPFNPKIVAHRGASGLYPELTFQAFDAALRMDIHGIECDVRLTRDGRLVVFHDALVNRTTNGRGRVAAMDFTDLRALNVGTKENPQRIMLLDELLELMQDYPEKHIYIETKHPTVYGPEVDEQTLRRLTYAGMRDSERVHLISFSHRAMRYFTEFAPEIETFYLFRLREKKWNKKNCMLSRPYGVGPAISHLQARRELLGFKGLKTYTWTVNLPKDMLWCRDHGVDVFATDLPHLAVEVLASRQRPQVELR, encoded by the coding sequence GTGACGACACTGCTGGGCAGCAACAGCGAGAAACCGAACACAGCCACTCCCTTCAACCCCAAGATCGTCGCTCACCGTGGGGCCTCGGGCCTCTACCCGGAGCTGACGTTCCAGGCATTCGACGCGGCGCTTCGAATGGATATCCACGGCATTGAGTGCGATGTTCGATTAACGCGGGACGGGCGTCTCGTCGTCTTCCACGACGCGCTGGTCAACCGCACCACGAACGGGCGCGGGCGCGTAGCCGCCATGGATTTCACGGATCTGCGGGCGCTCAACGTGGGCACGAAAGAAAACCCGCAGCGCATCATGCTTCTCGACGAACTCCTCGAACTGATGCAGGACTACCCCGAGAAGCATATTTACATCGAGACCAAACACCCCACGGTGTACGGCCCAGAGGTCGACGAGCAGACGCTGCGTCGCCTGACGTACGCGGGTATGCGCGACTCGGAGCGGGTGCACCTCATCTCTTTTTCTCACCGGGCGATGCGTTACTTCACGGAGTTCGCGCCCGAAATCGAGACGTTCTACCTCTTCCGATTGCGGGAGAAGAAGTGGAACAAGAAGAACTGCATGCTCTCGCGCCCGTATGGTGTCGGACCCGCGATCAGCCACCTCCAAGCACGCCGCGAGTTGCTCGGTTTCAAGGGGTTAAAGACGTACACGTGGACGGTGAATCTGCCGAAAGACATGCTCTGGTGCCGCGACCACGGCGTCGACGTCTTCGCCACCGATCTGCCCCACCTCGCCGTTGAAGTCCTCGCCAGCCGGCAACGGCCGCAGGTAGAGCTCCGGTAG
- a CDS encoding alpha/beta-hydrolase family protein, with the protein MPVIATVQRWKRPSGPHLSNPLKAAVKAGRAVKKARGRYPFSRHGLLSVPLMAVEVLADLSPVIRMGGLRRLPRNFGAGVLGAEVATWGAISPSLLPHKWWMIASNVAICQGVGHALGAGIGGALRQVGVLAGVPDASSPRHTANAAFHLAMSGVTLTTFVLARRRHIRQIDMVESDEKLRLTSSFTGVTLGTLGYGGLLVVGEALQALVDVLNVFLGKKLPPVTSWPLAVTGAGAVFALVTDRVVVRNALSRVYRNAEELDRQFLRGAPRPREPERSGSPFSYERWHTLGRQGRAVVAGGPRKRDIELLLGARGGTAPIREPIRVFIGLNGKDSLDKMVELALAELDRTGAWSRRHIAVMSAAGTGWINDFHTSGFEFIGRGDTAIVAMQYSYLPSAYSYLADRESSVRTARALLSAITGRLSEMPAESRPHLYVGGESLGAYGVSDAFDNVDGFLDGVTGGVFTGVPGFAAIHSELTRGRDEGSPQRLPLINGGRHIRFCSHPDHLKHDFEGKPYAREWDTPRAVFAQHASDPVVWWDWDLAWRAPDWLREAGSRGVPAPAAQHLDVPETMRWAPFITFWQVGIDQLSSQSYRSPHGHNYHDETVEYWAAVMGSDVDEATLHRISLWIHRDATKLRHPAGGRKKNIHY; encoded by the coding sequence ATGCCTGTAATTGCCACGGTGCAGCGTTGGAAAAGGCCCTCGGGGCCGCACCTGTCGAACCCGTTGAAGGCGGCAGTCAAAGCCGGGCGGGCGGTAAAAAAAGCACGCGGACGGTACCCATTTAGCCGGCACGGTCTGCTCAGCGTGCCGCTCATGGCGGTCGAGGTGCTGGCGGACCTTTCGCCGGTCATCCGCATGGGAGGCCTGCGTCGCTTGCCACGCAACTTCGGCGCTGGGGTTCTCGGTGCCGAGGTAGCCACGTGGGGTGCGATCTCCCCTTCGCTCCTTCCCCACAAGTGGTGGATGATCGCGTCCAACGTCGCAATTTGCCAAGGGGTGGGCCACGCGTTGGGCGCCGGAATCGGCGGGGCTCTGCGTCAAGTGGGAGTGCTTGCCGGGGTCCCCGACGCCTCGTCCCCCCGCCACACCGCTAACGCAGCGTTTCACCTGGCCATGAGCGGGGTGACCCTGACCACCTTCGTACTGGCGCGACGTCGACACATCCGTCAGATCGACATGGTGGAAAGCGACGAGAAGTTACGCCTCACCAGCTCATTCACCGGAGTCACCCTCGGTACCCTCGGCTACGGTGGCTTGTTAGTCGTCGGCGAGGCCTTGCAGGCGCTTGTCGACGTCCTGAATGTGTTCCTCGGCAAGAAGCTGCCTCCCGTCACCTCGTGGCCTCTCGCGGTAACCGGGGCGGGCGCCGTCTTCGCGTTGGTCACCGACCGCGTCGTCGTGCGCAACGCCCTGTCCCGCGTCTACCGCAACGCCGAGGAGCTGGACCGCCAGTTCCTCCGGGGAGCTCCCCGCCCGCGTGAGCCGGAACGCTCGGGTTCGCCTTTCTCTTACGAGCGTTGGCACACGCTGGGCCGCCAGGGCCGAGCCGTGGTCGCGGGTGGACCGCGCAAGCGCGACATCGAGCTACTGCTTGGTGCACGTGGCGGAACAGCACCGATCCGCGAACCAATCCGGGTCTTTATTGGGCTCAACGGCAAGGACAGTCTCGACAAGATGGTGGAACTGGCGCTCGCCGAGCTCGACCGCACCGGCGCGTGGTCCCGCCGCCATATCGCGGTCATGTCTGCCGCGGGAACGGGGTGGATCAACGACTTTCACACCTCGGGCTTTGAGTTCATCGGCCGCGGCGACACCGCCATCGTGGCGATGCAGTACTCCTACCTGCCCTCGGCGTATTCATACCTCGCCGACCGGGAATCCTCCGTGCGCACGGCCCGCGCGCTGCTTAGCGCCATCACCGGAAGGCTGAGCGAGATGCCCGCGGAGTCCCGCCCGCACCTCTACGTGGGAGGGGAATCGCTCGGCGCGTACGGGGTGTCTGACGCCTTCGATAACGTCGACGGGTTCCTCGACGGCGTTACGGGAGGCGTGTTCACCGGAGTCCCCGGCTTCGCCGCGATCCATTCCGAACTCACCCGCGGCCGCGACGAGGGCAGCCCGCAGCGCCTTCCGCTTATCAACGGCGGCCGTCACATCCGCTTCTGTTCCCACCCCGATCACCTCAAGCACGACTTCGAAGGCAAGCCCTACGCGCGCGAATGGGACACCCCCCGTGCTGTCTTTGCCCAGCACGCCTCCGACCCGGTGGTGTGGTGGGACTGGGATCTCGCGTGGCGCGCACCCGATTGGCTAAGGGAGGCGGGCTCCCGCGGCGTTCCGGCCCCCGCGGCCCAGCACCTCGACGTCCCCGAGACGATGCGGTGGGCCCCCTTCATCACATTCTGGCAGGTCGGTATTGACCAGTTGTCGTCGCAAAGCTACCGCTCCCCGCACGGGCACAACTACCACGACGAAACGGTGGAGTACTGGGCGGCGGTGATGGGCAGTGATGTAGACGAGGCGACGCTGCACCGGATCAGCCTGTGGATCCACCGCGATGCGACAAAACTCCGCCACCCAGCGGGCGGACGGAAGAAAAACATCCACTACTAG
- the msrA gene encoding peptide-methionine (S)-S-oxide reductase MsrA: MGFLFGRTPELVSHDRTLPGRAEPVLAHPRPHAVLGTPLTGPWREGQRRLLVGLGCFWGVEKMYWQMDGVESTSVGYGGGETKNPTYREVCTGMTNHVELVEVVYDPASITLKDLVRAGLEAHDPTQGFRQGNDVGTQYRSAFYTDTQQEADQIRGWLAEYEKQLAAAGLGPITTEVRTGVDYYLAEDEHQQYLHKVPGGYCPHHSTGIACGI, from the coding sequence ATGGGATTTCTCTTCGGCCGCACACCTGAGCTCGTCAGCCACGACCGCACACTGCCCGGACGGGCCGAGCCTGTCCTGGCGCACCCGCGCCCGCACGCCGTGCTGGGGACCCCGCTTACGGGGCCTTGGCGGGAGGGCCAGCGGCGTCTGCTCGTCGGCTTAGGCTGCTTCTGGGGAGTTGAGAAGATGTACTGGCAGATGGACGGGGTCGAATCCACCTCCGTCGGGTACGGCGGGGGAGAGACAAAAAACCCGACCTACCGGGAAGTATGCACCGGGATGACGAACCACGTCGAGCTCGTCGAGGTCGTCTACGACCCCGCCTCGATCACACTGAAGGACCTCGTCCGCGCCGGGTTGGAGGCACATGACCCGACGCAGGGCTTCCGGCAGGGCAACGACGTGGGCACTCAATACCGTTCCGCGTTCTACACCGATACTCAGCAGGAGGCTGACCAGATCCGGGGCTGGCTCGCCGAGTATGAAAAGCAACTAGCCGCGGCTGGTCTGGGCCCCATTACGACGGAAGTGCGCACCGGGGTGGACTACTACCTCGCGGAGGACGAACACCAGCAGTACCTGCACAAAGTGCCGGGAGGCTACTGCCCGCATCACTCCACCGGGATCGCCTGCGGCATCTAG
- a CDS encoding superoxide dismutase, translating into MAVYELPELPYAYDALEPHISAEIMELHHSKHHATYVAGANAALEALEAEREGEANPDRLRALSKNLAFNLGGHTNHSIFWKNLSPNGGGAPTGEIAAAIDRDFGSFEKFKAHFSGVATSLQGSGWAVLGYDHIADRLIIQQLTDQQGNVSVDFTPLLMLDMWEHAYYLQYKNVKADYAKAFWNVVNWEDVNERLAAAAR; encoded by the coding sequence ATGGCCGTCTACGAGTTGCCCGAGCTGCCCTACGCCTACGACGCACTGGAGCCGCATATCTCCGCCGAGATTATGGAGTTGCACCACTCCAAGCACCACGCCACCTACGTTGCCGGTGCTAACGCCGCGCTCGAGGCTCTCGAGGCCGAGCGCGAGGGGGAGGCCAACCCCGACCGGCTGCGCGCGCTGTCCAAGAACCTGGCGTTCAACCTGGGTGGCCACACGAACCACTCGATCTTCTGGAAGAACCTGAGCCCCAACGGCGGCGGCGCTCCGACCGGGGAGATCGCGGCGGCTATCGACCGAGACTTCGGCTCCTTTGAGAAGTTCAAGGCTCACTTCTCCGGTGTCGCAACGTCGCTCCAGGGCTCCGGCTGGGCCGTGCTTGGGTACGACCACATTGCGGATCGCCTTATCATCCAGCAGCTCACCGACCAGCAGGGTAACGTCTCCGTTGACTTCACTCCGCTGCTCATGCTGGATATGTGGGAGCACGCGTACTACCTGCAGTACAAGAACGTGAAGGCGGACTACGCCAAGGCGTTCTGGAACGTCGTTAACTGGGAGGACGTCAACGAACGTCTCGCCGCGGCTGCTCGCTAA
- a CDS encoding MFS transporter, protein MLVVGLAIFNSLYSTQALLPALSDAFQVSPSTVAWTVSAATGALALCVVPFSILSEKYGRGRILIISALAATVLGLCLPLAQSATQFAALRAVQGAMIAGTPAVAMTWLAEELDERDLASAMGLYIAGNTIGGLTGRLIPAAVMEVATWRWALFASSATALALALAFALLLPRQRNFVPKDSLRPSIELRAMGRHLRSPRLLGLYTTAFIAMGTFVSMYNFFGFRAVDTFGLSPALTGLIFLMYLSGTWSSARAGALVAHFGRGRVVLGSAVLMLGGAAVAISSSLPIALLGLLGFTASFFALHSVASGWVGLIASRDRAEASSLYVLFYYVGASVLGVATGRAFEAFPWWGFVLTLCAILGVLVAVAAALAAVEKRM, encoded by the coding sequence ATGTTGGTGGTTGGCCTGGCGATTTTCAACTCGTTGTACTCCACCCAGGCCCTCCTGCCCGCCCTCTCCGATGCCTTCCAGGTTTCCCCCTCCACCGTGGCGTGGACCGTGTCAGCCGCCACGGGGGCTTTGGCCCTGTGCGTCGTTCCTTTCTCCATTCTTTCCGAGAAGTACGGCCGCGGTCGTATCCTCATCATCTCCGCTTTGGCGGCGACCGTGCTGGGGCTTTGCCTTCCTCTTGCCCAATCGGCGACCCAGTTCGCGGCGCTGCGGGCTGTTCAAGGCGCGATGATCGCGGGGACCCCGGCTGTCGCCATGACCTGGCTGGCCGAGGAGTTAGACGAGCGGGATCTCGCCTCCGCGATGGGCCTCTACATCGCGGGGAACACAATCGGGGGGCTCACCGGCAGGCTCATTCCAGCGGCCGTCATGGAGGTGGCTACCTGGCGGTGGGCCCTGTTCGCCTCCAGCGCAACCGCCCTCGCCCTGGCGTTAGCCTTTGCCCTTCTCCTACCCCGTCAACGCAACTTCGTACCCAAGGACTCGCTCCGCCCGAGCATCGAGCTGCGGGCCATGGGCCGTCACCTGCGCAGCCCGCGCCTTCTCGGCCTCTACACCACCGCCTTTATCGCCATGGGCACCTTTGTGTCCATGTACAACTTCTTCGGCTTCCGGGCTGTCGATACGTTCGGGCTCTCCCCTGCCTTGACCGGCTTGATCTTCCTCATGTACTTGTCTGGGACGTGGTCGTCGGCACGCGCCGGGGCCCTCGTCGCTCACTTCGGTCGGGGCCGGGTGGTGTTGGGCTCGGCCGTGCTTATGCTCGGCGGGGCGGCCGTGGCCATCAGCTCCTCCCTTCCCATCGCACTCCTCGGGCTCCTCGGTTTCACGGCAAGCTTCTTCGCGCTCCACTCCGTTGCCTCTGGATGGGTAGGGCTCATTGCCAGCCGGGATCGCGCGGAGGCATCCTCCCTCTACGTCCTGTTCTACTATGTCGGCGCGTCCGTCCTTGGGGTGGCCACCGGGCGCGCGTTCGAAGCGTTCCCGTGGTGGGGATTCGTCCTCACGCTCTGTGCGATCCTCGGCGTTCTCGTCGCGGTCGCGGCCGCCCTCGCGGCGGTGGAAAAAAGAATGTGA
- a CDS encoding TM0106 family RecB-like putative nuclease, with product MSNPRSAPFFVRASDLVGCRFRLRQRVTHPGVEPSPGAQSRAEQVEAARTAVFSRLPVKRALGDGSARRFVRVDVPGPHPFSSDSGTSEESTEESTEEDTEEATRAAMAEGANLITGARLTGRVAGVDVEAEIDVLVRADDGRYMPVFVSNHRVARAVPGEPSGDVVTFIPTSRLGLGRPLEVAARPRHHTVDGYRLALAHLVLGERSAGVGGVIGQDRTRAYLATPERFIAPLLDALEAPTPLEPRRLKQCASCRFWELCEPRLHQLDDISLVFPGGNADRLREAGITTVNGAIAANLGEKSRIAQAWRDGVPVLKRSTPTGVRRADVEVDVDMEAYLDQGAYLWGTFDGEAYRPFVTWEEVGGEAEAENFRQFWTWLMATRDDAHAAGRSFAAYCYAAGGENHWLLESARRFGGVAPEEVREFIASDEWVDVFSGVRRHLVGTDGLGLKVVGPVAGFRWADEDVDGQQSVALRRAARLGSTEARTTLLRYNEGDCRATRAVREFLSAGAPGVPVV from the coding sequence GTGAGCAATCCGCGTTCTGCACCCTTTTTTGTCCGCGCGTCCGACCTCGTCGGATGCCGCTTTCGGCTGCGCCAGCGCGTCACCCATCCGGGCGTTGAGCCGTCGCCGGGTGCGCAGTCGCGGGCGGAGCAGGTCGAGGCAGCTCGCACCGCCGTGTTCTCGCGGTTGCCCGTCAAGCGCGCCCTCGGTGACGGTTCCGCAAGACGTTTTGTCCGCGTCGACGTGCCCGGGCCGCATCCGTTCAGCTCGGACTCCGGTACCAGCGAGGAATCTACCGAGGAATCTACCGAGGAAGATACCGAGGAAGCCACGCGCGCGGCCATGGCCGAGGGTGCGAATCTCATCACCGGCGCACGGCTTACTGGGCGGGTCGCCGGGGTAGATGTCGAAGCGGAAATCGACGTGCTTGTGCGGGCGGACGATGGGCGCTACATGCCCGTTTTCGTGTCGAACCATCGAGTCGCGCGGGCAGTCCCAGGAGAACCGTCAGGCGACGTGGTGACGTTCATCCCAACGTCCAGGCTCGGCTTGGGCCGCCCGCTGGAGGTCGCGGCGCGGCCACGCCATCACACGGTTGACGGTTACCGTCTAGCGCTAGCTCACCTCGTGCTAGGTGAGCGTTCCGCCGGTGTGGGCGGGGTTATCGGACAAGACCGGACCCGAGCGTACCTCGCGACCCCGGAGAGGTTCATCGCCCCGCTTCTCGACGCCCTCGAGGCGCCGACTCCCCTCGAACCGCGCCGCCTGAAACAGTGCGCCAGCTGCCGCTTCTGGGAACTTTGTGAGCCACGGCTGCACCAGCTCGACGACATCTCCCTGGTCTTCCCAGGGGGAAACGCGGACCGGCTGCGGGAGGCCGGAATTACAACCGTGAACGGCGCCATTGCCGCGAACCTCGGAGAGAAGTCGCGCATTGCCCAGGCGTGGCGCGACGGTGTGCCGGTGTTGAAGCGTTCCACGCCCACGGGCGTCCGCCGCGCAGACGTGGAGGTCGACGTGGACATGGAGGCGTACCTCGATCAGGGTGCGTACCTCTGGGGGACGTTCGATGGCGAGGCCTATCGGCCGTTTGTGACGTGGGAAGAAGTCGGCGGTGAGGCCGAGGCGGAGAACTTCCGGCAATTCTGGACGTGGCTGATGGCCACGCGGGATGACGCGCACGCGGCGGGGCGGTCCTTTGCTGCCTACTGCTACGCAGCGGGCGGGGAAAACCACTGGCTGCTCGAGTCCGCGCGCCGCTTCGGCGGAGTCGCACCGGAGGAAGTGCGGGAGTTCATCGCGTCAGACGAGTGGGTTGACGTCTTTTCCGGCGTGCGCCGGCACCTCGTGGGCACCGACGGGCTGGGGTTGAAGGTCGTGGGGCCCGTGGCCGGTTTTAGGTGGGCCGACGAGGACGTTGATGGCCAGCAGTCGGTGGCGCTGCGGCGCGCGGCCCGGCTTGGGTCCACTGAAGCCCGAACCACCCTTTTGCGCTACAACGAGGGCGATTGCCGGGCGACCCGAGCGGTGCGCGAGTTCCTCAGCGCCGGAGCGCCGGGCGTGCCCGTCGTATAG